A region from the Panicum hallii strain FIL2 chromosome 1, PHallii_v3.1, whole genome shotgun sequence genome encodes:
- the LOC112882955 gene encoding protein PAT1 homolog: MESGDTKFDASQYAFFGNNAVEEVELGGLDDDDGNTASIEHGDEEYPLYGRDNMLEDEGVGSFTDIDDLAGTFSKLTRIVNDPKQPGVVGHRGSVSRQSSNADWAQDTGSSYWPMQPELDTDRGLDKKNWWSQPPHSVDFIDSRLHRTSSSPHQDAQYNPVEPILGANPSPLQRTSSYPQQEPQYNNTEPIPVPKSSFISYPPSGAASHSSPSQPHHMNMPSPTAFQMPMSAKNDRALSQFHHGGTPPGPPFGRELAHMGPMGGATNTVQQNHVLNSGQMHGNGARFMPGLMQHQLQRPNGLMPPQMQPPRQQLGMLPIQQSPPHFSQLHAQMLGPRHSPPQSMQMFGPKHPPPQVRGRFDANLGMPDLSDPRARSFLQHGRLGQRYPHQGYELNNTRMDNGWPRFRSRYMSTEEIENIARMQQAATHINDPYIDDYYHQACLAKKSEGAQLKHHFCPTLIRDPSSRARSRDEPHAYLQVDALGRLPFSSIRRPRPLLDVEQASAQSENTEKSVSKPLDQEPMLAARITIEDGLCLLLDVDDIDRLLQFSHQQDGGLQLRNRRQALLEQLAESLQLVDPLAPNKNAPLTSYDDLVFLRIVTLPKGRKLLSRYLELVTSGSELARIACMAVFRHLRTIFGNMPSDISAAETMTRLARAISTCVVRMELSDLSACLAAIVCSSLQPPLRPLGSPAGDWASVIIKSVLDRATVLLTDQHVASTYSMQNRALWQASFDAFFGLLTQYCMSKFDSVVHTVQLQPAAAAVISREMPVELLRASLPHTNADQRKQLLSFAQRTVPVGTHSSHGSDSGPMTSDSVQS; this comes from the exons ATGGAATCAG GCGATACTAAATTTGATGCATCACAGTATGCTTTCTTCGGCAACAATGCCGTGGAGGAGGTTGAGCTAGGTGGAttggatgatgatgatggtaATACTGCATCCATTGAGCATGGCGATGAGGAGTACCCTCTTTATGGGAGGGATAATATGTTGGAG GATGAAGGGGTAGGTTCATTTACTGACATAGATGATCTTGCTGGAACATTTTCGAAG CTGACCAGAATTGTCAATGATCCAAAGCAACCAGGAGTAGTGGGTCATAGGGGATCTGTTTCTAGACAAA GTTCTAATGCAGACTGGGCGCAAGATACTGGCTCTTCATATTGGCCTATGCAGCCTGAATTGGACACTGATCGCGGGCTGGATAAGAAGAATTGGTGGTCCCAACCACCCCATTCAGTCGATTTCATTGATTCTAGACTGCACAGAACATCATCATCCCCACATCAAGATGCTCAGTACAATCCTGTTGAACCTATTCTTGGAGCAAATCCATCTCCTTTGCAGAGAACATCATCATACCCACAACAAGAGCCTCAGTACAATAATACTGAACCAATTCCTGTGCCTAAATCATCATTCATTTCATACCCTCCATCTGGTGCAGCATCTCATTCTTCACCTAGTCAGCCACATCATATGAACATGCCATCTCCCACTGCTTTCCAAATGCCCATGTCCGCAAAAAATGATCGAGCCCTTTCCCAATTCCACCATGGAGGTACGCCTCCGGGACCTCCATTTGGTAGGGAGCTGGCTCATATGGGTCCAATGGGTGGTGCAACGAATACTGTGCAGCAAAATCATGTTTTAAATAGTGGACAAATGCATGGGAACGGTGCCAGGTTTATGCCAGGTTTGATGCAGCATCAATTGCAACGTCCCAATGGACTAATGCCACCTCAAATGCAGCCACCTCGTCAACAGCTTGGAATGCTGCCTATACAACAGTCTCCACCACATTTTTCACAACTACATGCACAAATGCTTGGTCCCCGTCATTCCCCACCACAAAGCATGCAAATGTTTGGTCCTAAGCATCCTCCTCCGCAAGTGAGGGGTAGATTTGATGCAAACTTAGGCATGCCTGACTTGAGTGATCCAAGAGCAAGATCATTTTTGCAACATGGAAGGCTGGGACAACGATATCCTCACCAAGGTTATGAGCTCAATAATACGAGGATGGATAATGGGTGGCCACGGTTTAGATCCAGGTACATGTCCACTGAAGAAATTGAGAACATTGCAAGGATGCAGCAAGCTGCCACACACATCAATGACCCATATATTGATGACTACTACCATCAAGCTTGTTTAGCAAAAAAGTCAGAAGGTGCTCAACTGAAGCATCACTTCTGTCCTACCTTGATTAGGGATCCATCTTCCCGTGCACGCAGTAGGGATGAACCACATGCGTACCTACAGGTTGATGCTCTCGGCAGACTCCCATTTTCTTCGATCCGCAGGCCTCGTCCGCTTCTTGATGTTGAACAAGCATCGGCACAAAGTGAGAACACTGAAAAATCTGTGTCAAAGCCGCTTGACCAAGAACCTATGCTGGCTGCTAGGATTACAATTGAAGACGGACTTTGCCTACTACTTGATGTTGATGATATCGATCGTCTGCTGCAATTTAGCCACCAGCAAGATGGTGGTTTGCAACTGAGAAACAGAAGACAGGCCCTCCTCGAGCAGCTTGCAGAATCACTGCAATTAGTTGATCCCCTTGCACCTAATAAGAATGCACCTCTGACTTCATATGATGATTTGGTATTTCTCCGCATAGTCACTTTACCGAAGGGCCGGAAACTGCTGTCCCGTTACCTTGAACTCGTGACTTCAGGCAGTGAGCTTGCAAGGATAGCTTGCATGGCAGTCTTCCGGCATCTAAGAACCATATTCGGAAATATGCCCTCTGATATCAGTGCAGCTGAGACAATGACTAGACTTGCAAGAGCTATATCCACATGTGTTGTTCGGATGGAGTTGAGTGATCTGAGTGCTTGCCTTGCAGCTATTGTTTGTTCGTCATTGCAACCACCTCTTCGACCCCTTGGATCCCCAGCAGGTGATTGGGCTTCTGTCATCATAAAGTCTGTACTGGACAGAGCAACAGTTCTGCTCACTGATCAGCATGTGGCTTCTACCTACAGTATGCAGAATAGAGCTCTATGGCAGGCATCATTTGACGCGTTCTTTGGGCTGCTTACACAGTATTGCATGAGTAAATTTGATAGTGTGGTTCATACTGTGCAATTGCAACCTGCTGCAGCAGCAGTTATAAGCAGGGAAATGCCAGTAGAGCTTCTGCGTGCCAGCCTCCCCCATACCAATGCGGATCAGCGCAAGCAGTTGCTCAGTTTTGCTCAGCGTACTGTGCCTGTCGGCACCCATAGTTCTCATGGGTCTGATAGTGGACCCATGACGTCAGATTCTGTCCAAAGCTAA